Within the Chryseobacterium geocarposphaerae genome, the region AGCTTTAAGCTCATTGATATCTCCATCTGCCTCTACTCCAAATGTTTTTAAAATATATAAGGCTTCATTAAATTTAATCTGCTTGATGGTAGGCAGACTTGAAGTCATATCATTAATACTGGACTGTAATGTTTTTGTATTCGTTGCATCTACATGATCTTTTTTACATGCCGTAAACAGCAATAAACTGAGAATTAGTAGGAAAGAAAACTTTTTCATTTTTTTCTGGTTTGCTGCAAATTTAGTAAAACCATTTATTAATGAAGGTTTTATTTTTTATTTTGTTTTTCTTTTAAATCATCTTTAAAAAATGAACTGAAAATGTTCTGCATATTTGGGAATGATACATCCTGCCAGTAATTTGATGAATAGTTGCTGTTGTTTTTATTAAACTTAACTTTTCCTTCCACATCATCATTATCACTAAAATCTAACTCTGTAGGATAAAAGTTTTTATAAGAAATCAGTTGATTATAATCTGGCTCACTTTTATGTTTTAGCTTTAAGTATCCGATTTCATTAGACTCTAAAAAATCTCTGAGTGTTTTTTGCGAGTCTTTTTCATAGGAGTGATTGATAAGCGAACTCATGTCGTACAGTCTGTAACCAAAAAATGCAATCTCTTTTTCTTTAAGTGCGCTTCCACTGATTTCGATTTCGTCCTTTGTATTTCCCTTTAATTCTTTGATAACAGCATTCTTATTTTTATATTCTGTAATATTTCCTACACTCATTAATCTTGGCAAATCTAAAAATGCATTGTAGTCAAGATTTCCTGTTTGTTTTCTGTCGGTGGATGGATTTTCCAATCTGAAAATTCTGTATTGTTGTACGTCTTTGCTTTTCAGCTTTTTGGTTTTGTTATCAAAAACATAGGTTGCAACCCCGTCAACATAACAATTCAGCTTACCGTTGACCGTTACATAAGCATTAAAGTTTCCTTTTATGATGGCGTATTTTGCAGGCTTGTTATTTTTAATAACGACCGCTTCGATATCTTTTACTCTGTCATTAAGCTTCACAACGTCTTTGTTTATCTCATCGAATGAGAGGTTTGCCACAGCAATATTGTCGTAAACAAGCTGAAATTTTGCTTGTTCAGGAGTTATGGAAGATTTCTCAATTTTTCCATCGATGTCGGAAGTTGCCAGAATATTTCCGTCCTTTCCAAAGACAACAACTTTGGGTAATGGCTGTCCTGTTTTTTCAGAAACAAAACTGATAGTTTGAGCATTAAACAAACTGAATAGGATGATAAATAACAGGTTTAATAGAAACGTTTTTTTCATGGGTTTAATTGATTTATAAGTTAGCTCATTAAATCTATTTGTAAGACAACAAAACTTTTAAAATGGTTGCCTGTTTAATTTTAAAAACAGCTAATGCAAAAAAAAAAGACTGATTATAATAATCAGTCTTTTTTGTCTTTATCTTGTTACAAGTTTTCCTTAGAAAGGATACTCATAAATTTCAGATTCGTGTAAGAATGGGTTTCCTGTAGGGATCAATTTCAATTTAGACAATGCTGAAAGCACAGTAAACATAAATAATCCGGCTACGAATAGGATAGCTCCTGCCACTAATAAGAATACTTCAGGAGTGTTCCAGTATGGACCTACCGTTCCCGGCATTACCATGTTGAAGTAATCTAAGATGTGACCACAAATAACTACTACAGCCATTGTTGTAACCACTTTATAGTTTCTCTTGATGCTGCTACTTACTAATACTAATAAAGGTAATAGGAAGTTTACAATAAGCATTGGTAAGAACGTTGGAGAATAGTGTTGGAATCTTCCAAAGAAGTAATTAACCTCTTCCGGAACGTTCGCATACCAGTACAACATGAACTGAGCGAACCATGTATACGTCCAAAGCATACTTGTAGCGAAAAGGAATACTCCTAAATCGTGCAAGTGATTATCATTGAACTGAGGTAAGAAACCATTTTTCTTTAGGTAAACACTTAAAAGGATGATTACTGCGATACCACTTGAAAGGCAGCTAACCATTGAATACCAGATATACATTGTAGAATACCAGTGAGGGTCAATAGACATCAACCAGTCCCAAGCCCAAGCTGCAGAAGCAAATCCGAAGAATGCGATATACCCTACTGCCCATCTGTAAAGCATTTGGTAATCTACTTTAGATTTTGTCTCATCTACTTTCTTAGACTGAGCTTTCAGTTTCCATGCAAAGAAAGATGCTCCCAATACATAGATGAAAGTTCTTACAGCATAGAAAGGTATATTTAAGAATCTTTTCTTTTCAAATAGGATTACGTCGAAGTGAGCAGATTCCGGGTCTGTCAATTCAGGATCCATCCAATGGAATAAGTGACCATTATGAGTGATATTTAAAATCATTAAGATAATTAAAATAGCACCACCCCAAGGAATATAAGAAGCAATAGCTTCCATTACTCTTGTAATAATGATTGGCCATCCTGCGTGTGCAGCGTGCTGAATAGAATAGAAGAATAATACACAGCAGCTAACTCCAAAGAAAAATACAGCTACGAAATGTATTGCTGCTAAAGGCTGGTTGTGAACCTGCAAAGTAGCGTGCTCAAGGTGAGCAGCTTGATCCTGAGGTCCTACCATTTCACTTGAATGTGTAGGTGCAGTATGACCAGAAGCATGAACAGCCTCCATCATTTCTCCTATTTTTTCAGTAGAAAGTCCCTTATTCATAAAGAAACCAATACCAAATAGAACTAAACCTACAACAAGAAGGATTATAGAAGTTGATTTTAATTTTGGTGAAAAACTATACATTTCTTTTCTTATTTTTTAGTTTCGGTAGTCGTTTCAGTTGTTGCCGGTGCCGCTGCTGCCGGTGCTGCCGCTCCTTTTTTGAAAGCACTCATCACATACATAGCTACTCTCCATCTATCTCCTGCGTTCAATTGACCCGCGTAAGATCCCATGTTGTTTCTACCGTTCGTTAACACATAATGAACAGATCCTACAGTAATGTCTCTGTCTGCATAATTTGGTACACCAGAATATGCTCCACTTTGTACGATAGGTCCTTGTCCGTCCCCTCCTACACCGTGACAAGCAGCACAAGTTTTTTCAAATAACAGTTTCCCTCTTTCGATATCTTTTTCTGCATTGGCAGGATTCAAAGGAGAAGATGTTACTGTTTTTGAAGCTTCATAACCCGCGTTGTACTCGTCTGTTGTTTTTGGAAGTAAACTTTCTTCAAAAACTCCGTCTTTATTTTGAGGTACGGATCCTTCTACCGGAGAAAGACCTGTTGCACCATTATTTTTAACAAATGCCGGAATTTCATTTTCATGATCTGAATAAGCATCCTGAGCTTTCATCAATGGATCGTAAGCTACTGGAAAATACATATCAGGGAAATACACCAATGGGGTGTTTTCTTTCGGTCCGCAAGAGTTAAGTAAAACTGTTGTTAAACCTAAAACTGCTGTAATTCTTAATACATTCTTTTTCATTTTAAGCATCTTTAACAGTTATTTCTTCAACTCCAGTTTCAATTAGCAACTGCTTTACAGATTCTACATCTTCAGTTACGAATTCCATCATGAATTTATCATCCGTTGTTCTTGGATCAGGATTTTGTGCAGGAGCTCCAGGATACATTTTATTTCTTACCAAGAAAGTTAATGACATCATGTGAGCAGCACAGAATACCATAAGCTCAAACATTGGAACTACAAATGCAGGCATATTGTGAGCCCAGTCAAAAGCTGGTTTACCACCAATATTTTGAGGCCAGTCATGATTCATCACATACCAAGTTACAGTAGCACCGATGGTAACACCGTAAAGCGCGTAGATG harbors:
- a CDS encoding c-type cytochrome, with product MLKMKKNVLRITAVLGLTTVLLNSCGPKENTPLVYFPDMYFPVAYDPLMKAQDAYSDHENEIPAFVKNNGATGLSPVEGSVPQNKDGVFEESLLPKTTDEYNAGYEASKTVTSSPLNPANAEKDIERGKLLFEKTCAACHGVGGDGQGPIVQSGAYSGVPNYADRDITVGSVHYVLTNGRNNMGSYAGQLNAGDRWRVAMYVMSAFKKGAAAPAAAAPATTETTTETKK
- a CDS encoding DUF3341 domain-containing protein, with protein sequence MSTTKIVYGLYADDDDLMNGVKAFNDKGIKINEVYTPFPVHGLDKALGLKKTRISDAAFIYALYGVTIGATVTWYVMNHDWPQNIGGKPAFDWAHNMPAFVVPMFELMVFCAAHMMSLTFLVRNKMYPGAPAQNPDPRTTDDKFMMEFVTEDVESVKQLLIETGVEEITVKDA
- a CDS encoding quinol:cytochrome C oxidoreductase: MYSFSPKLKSTSIILLVVGLVLFGIGFFMNKGLSTEKIGEMMEAVHASGHTAPTHSSEMVGPQDQAAHLEHATLQVHNQPLAAIHFVAVFFFGVSCCVLFFYSIQHAAHAGWPIIITRVMEAIASYIPWGGAILIILMILNITHNGHLFHWMDPELTDPESAHFDVILFEKKRFLNIPFYAVRTFIYVLGASFFAWKLKAQSKKVDETKSKVDYQMLYRWAVGYIAFFGFASAAWAWDWLMSIDPHWYSTMYIWYSMVSCLSSGIAVIILLSVYLKKNGFLPQFNDNHLHDLGVFLFATSMLWTYTWFAQFMLYWYANVPEEVNYFFGRFQHYSPTFLPMLIVNFLLPLLVLVSSSIKRNYKVVTTMAVVVICGHILDYFNMVMPGTVGPYWNTPEVFLLVAGAILFVAGLFMFTVLSALSKLKLIPTGNPFLHESEIYEYPF